The DNA region TACTCAAAGGGCTTTGCTAGGCCCATTGATGCTGTTATGAAGCAGGTTAATAATGCTGAAGGATAGAAGCCAGCTAGCTAAATCCTTAAGCATTTTAGATTAGGGTTCCTTAGCACCAAGGTATGTAAGACATTCTAGTGAGCAattttagcttttctttttttcctatattTTGATTACTTCTATTGCCTCCTTTCCTGCTCCAGCCTGCAGAGAGAAGAAGAGCAAATGAAGGAACCTGCAGTGCAGAGGTGGCTGTAGCAGTTTTGCTGCCAGAGGTGGAGCTGCCCTTCAAGTGGATTTGGGGGTGGGTTGGGCATTTTCTTCTCTGGATTAAGGGTGCACTAGGAGCCTGTGTTACAGAGAAGCTGTTCCCAAGATCCTCTGAAGATGTCTGCAATGGTACACGTGCCAACAGGAATGCTCATCCTCTCCTGGAGAACTAATaaccctgcagtggctgcagcacaGACTTGTACAAAACCAGCTCCCTTCCTTTTGCTTTTGCAAAGTGTGACTGAGTTTCATCTCTGAGGTTTCTTCCTTACTTCCTACAATAAGGACCTGGCTTCCCTTCTGCAACACAGGCACGTGTGAATTTCTGTGGTTCCAGCCTGGCTGGTTTGTGTTTGCCAGAGTTGATTAGACAGAGTAGTGATTAGGCTCTCCAAATAATCCACCTCCAGTTAATAAAATGTTGCTGGAACCCTGAAAGAGCTGAGGAACATTGGCTCTgtcattcattttttttttttttgagtaatttGTGTAGCCCTGGCCACTATATTCAGGCAAATGTCAGTGATTGTTTGTGAAAAGCAAGCTTGATCTGTGACTGCAAGTTTGCTTGAGCTGGAGGGAGCTGTTAGGCTGGCAAGTGGACAGGATATCATGTGATCTTTGTTAATCAAATGAACAGATGCAGCCAGAGGAAAGCTACAGCTGTTCCTACAACTCACAAACCAAAAGTTAACATATACTGTTGTGCAAAATACCAGGCCCAAATTCACTGGTGGGTGGGGAAAGCTACTCTTGGAAGATTAAGGAACCACAAAGCTGAAGTTAATTGAAATATCTGTGTTTCTTAAATCCCAGATGATGTGTTTTTTTTAGGTAAATTGAGGGGGAGATTGTACAAACCAGCAGTCTATTGTTTTGCATCAGCATGTCAGTTGACTGCTGGTGAAGCAGTAATAGATAAATTGCTTAGTGATCCTGAGAATAGTGCATTGTTCTCAGTGTTTGACAGGCCATCAAAATGGCATTTTAGTGTTTTATAAACTCCCTTTTTCATAAATGGCTCTTGTCTGTTCAGTTTCTTACTAGGCTGCTTGTCCTGCAGCCCTAGGAAGGAGGAGATAGAGCTTTAGAATAAACTGCTTTCAGTAGCTGGCCTGTGCTTCATAAGTCTTTGCAAAACATGTGAACAGGACATTGTACACCTCTTCACTGACTAGCTGAGTGTCCTTAGCTAATGCCTTATTGTTGCTGACTTAACCACTTCCCAGCTGAATCTCAGCCCAGGTACAATATTTGCTCTTGCAGAGGGATTAATTATTGAAATCCTGGATGGACGCAACTGGAGACGAGCTTTCCAATCCCCTACAAATTGTCTTCCTTGCTTGTGAAGAGGGCAGTAATTCCCCCTGCTAGATGCAAAGAAGCATAGGACACAGCTGCCTTGGAAAATTCATTTCTTCAATAATTTAGAAGTTCCCATCACTGTCTGTGGAAGCTCCTGTGCCACTTTGAACACAGCAAGGTACTTGATGTTATTTGCTGTTGTGTTTGAGTCTACAGCATGTCTAGTCAGCAACAAATACTGATCTGGGCTTGAAAAACCTACTTAATGAAAATAGAAATGCTTACATGTGTATGGTCTGTTTCTAATGTCTGCCTTAGATTTTTTTCAGCTTTCCAAGAAGCCAAGTATTTACTTTTTCTATGGTTTGTTGTCTGCAAATAGGCCCTAGAAACTGTTTTACTCCTGAAGCAGTTTTGAAATGGGAAAGCAAGCTGAGGAATAGAATTGGAGCAAACTGCAAGGACAGTCATACTCATCAGAGCTGGGGTCTATCTAGCAGTGCTCTCATTCACACAGCTCTGATGGTGAGGAGTGTAAGGACAGGATGGTGCCTGTGTGGCATCATCCTTTTCTGACGCTGCTCCTTTGCTTCAGAATCTTACAGGGTTAAGGTTGCTCCTGGATCCTCATCCAACAGCTGCCAAAAGCCTTTTTCCCTGTGAATGTGTGTAATCCTGTGATTCAATTCATATTGGTGATTACCAGAGCCACCTTGAATCTTCTGTTAACTGGGGAAATGCTTCACCTTATTTTAAATTTGCTGTCTGATCATTAACTGGATGCTATTTTGTGTCTTAAAACAGAATGAAAAGTTAATCTCTCTCTGTTTTGTACCACTTAAGTTTTCTGCACTTCTCTCTCTGGATATCTCTTGTGCCCTTGTGCCCTTTCTCTTCTTCCCTTCTTTTTTCCACTGCTTCTCTTATTTCCCCCCCCCattctcttccccccccccccccccccccgcttttctttccctccttatttttctcctcctgaagaatttttattccatattttttaTTCCATATGTTTTCTACCCCTCAGGTGCAAGCTGTTCCCTACCTCTAAGTATAATTGTTGCCTTTCTGGGCAGGTGGCTGGACTGTTCTATCCTTATGGTGCATTCTGGTTTGAGCTCAGTGCTGCTCTGCCCATAATGGGCTGCACTCGGTTCTGGTTGAGGAAAATGCAACAGCACAGATGAGTTCTTATTTGGGAATTGGCCTGACTCCTTATCAACCTTGGTAGCTTTTAGACAGAGCCACCATTTGGATGTGTGAGGGGGTCTGAAACAACACCAGGAGTTCACtgctttacctgctgcttttATCTCATCCACCTATTTTTCCCAGGCATCTGGCACAGGACAGTTGGGGACAGAAGAGCTTCATTCACCCACAGTCACATCCCTGTCTTTGACCATGAGCCGCCCTGAGTCTCAAAAGACTGGGACTGGTGGGAAGAATGCTGATTCTCCTCCAAAACAAGTTATCTTCAGAAAAAGCACCCGTGACAAAGCTGTGAGTACAGTAATAATGGGCTTATTTAGGTTTGAGTTTTACTGTAGTCAGACTGAAGACTTATTAGAAAGCTCCTTCCTGCCCCCTTTATTTTGTTCTGAAGAAGGAGCGTGACCCGTATTACTACTGAGTTTGAGGAGATGATGTAAGCAGTTTTTAGGGCAAACTTTTCACGTGTTATAATACAAGACAAGGCAGCTTACCTCACTCTCCTCCTGGGTTGTACTTCTACTGATAAGTGTTCAAAACAAACCTGATTCATTGTCTTTCCAACCTGACAGCACCAAAAATCTTTAAATCTACACTTCTTTATTCCATGCACAAGTATTTGTGTTGTACCTTTGGGAGTTGGTATAGATCAGGTCTTCAGTTCTGATGTCCTGCAGGTGAATAATCCTGTCGAGTCTGGTGGGGGTGGCAtgtttgctggaaaaaaaaattccacttaaAATGGAATTGGTCTGATCTCTGCAAAATTTATAGCTCTGTGATGTGTGTCCCCCTTCCCTCAACAACCACAAACATTTTATTGTTCAACTGTGGTcatcctgtccccacagctgacCATCTACCTGGGAAAGCGGGACTACATTGACAACATAGGGAATGTAGAACCTGTAGGTAAGTCCACGAGGTTatgtgctgctcttcctgctctcaaCCCTGCTTTTATCTATGTTAATCttcatttttcccctttctttcagATGGTGTTGTATTGGTGGATCCTGCTATTATCAAGGGGAAAAAAGGTTTGAGGTTTTATGCAATGTATTTCTCAGAAATTGTCTTTCTGAGTGAGATGCTAAGGTAGAACCTTTGAAGGGTACAAATGTACCTCTCTGCCTCAGTGAATGGGCTTCTTATCAGTGTTGTCTGTTGTTACACGTGGGATGAGTCCTCACTGGGTTATGCAAGTGTTGAAATGAGTTCCCATGTCTCCCTGAGGCAGAAGGTGtccccatctcagcctggctccaCCATTTTCCTGCTGCCTGTTTCACCTGTGCTGTGCTTCTTGCCAGTGTTTGTGTCGCTGACGTGCGTGTTCCGCTACGGCCAGGAGGACATCGACGTGATCGGCCTCGCCTTCCGCCGGGACCTCTTCTTCTCCAGGGTCCAGGTGTACCCGCCTGCTGACAAGCCAGAGTCTCTCACCCTCTTGCAGGAATCTCTGCTAAAGAAGCTGGGCAAAAATGCTTATCCCTTTTTCTTTACAGTAAGTGTTTCGGAAGAGCCTCTGATTCTCTTCTTGTTTGTAGTTACCAGGCTGCTGAGGCCTGGTGATGAACTGAAGATGGGAATTTATAGTGAATTCATGTTCTGCAAGTTCCAATTTTGAGTGACAGATGGTGTTACCAGTGTTTTTCTTACTTCTTGCAATCCTGAGAGGTAAAGTGCAAGAAGATCTAACTGAGCAGTGATCACACCACTGTGAGAAGTGCTTTCTTAAAAAAGGCAAGGGAATTTGCAATGGCTTTATGCTAGCAACAGCCCATATATTCTTGCCTTCCTGTTCCTGAGGAGCTGGAATATTTTTTACCATTGCCCCAGTGCCAAATCCTTTTCCTTTAAAAACTTTGGATCAAATAAGGAGATGAAAAGGTCTTTGACAGCTGATGACAAATGACAGCTGACTGCCAAATTCTAACAGGAAATCCTTCCAGTACTGTCACTCATATGTCTGTCTTCATGTTCCTGAGGAAGATTCACATTGTGcatggactttttttttcttgacttttaaagtatttttggaaGAAAGAGATTTGTTCATGCAAGGCAAGTACACTAGCCAGAATTCCAAAGGGTTACAGCATTACAATGAATGATCCCTTGTCTTCAGGACTGCTTTTGTGAGCACTATGTTACCTAAAACATCTGTGTACCATTGGTTTGGGGcatttcctcttcttcctcccacaGTTTCCAGATTACCTGCCTTGCTCAGTCTGTCTGCAGCCTGCACCTCGTGATGTTGATAAGGTGAGGCCAGTGGGACATTTGTGCTTATAAGGGTTAAGGAAagtcaaatgggaaaaaaaaacatgGGAATTTGTTTAACTTGAGAGTAGGAGAAGGTGATACTGATTTTACAAATGTCAGGACCTAAGGGCTACAATTATGTGTCACAAATTGGAGTTGAAATTCTCAGAATAAGAAAGGGAATCCAAACAAATAGCAGCAAGACTACAAAATCTGCAGTGTTGTAGCTTCTTTAAGATTATCACATGATTTGTGGTTTGGCTGCACATAAAATGATTATGGCTGTGAGGCTACATGAAAGAAAAGGAGACCGAGTGCCTAAAATCTCACAGATTGCTATAAATAACATGTGTTGAGACTTGCCCTGAATTAAATGCAGAGAAGACCTGGCTTGTACATAAGAGTAAACAGAACAAAAAACCTGTTGTAAAAGTTGCTAAATAATTATATGTTCTGCAAGATTTCTGATACTGTTAAAAATATTCCTTTTATACTTGACTAGATGCTTGTCTGGACAGCAGAACTGGGCAATCAGCCAGGCAAAGTGGGATGAGGGTTGTAGAACCTAGTGCAAAAGGGATAACCTGTGTTTTATGCCAGGGAATGATACTCTAGCAAAAATGTCTCTGTAGAGAATTAGCTGGgactcacacaggtgccccatgatGCTATAAACCTGATAAAGCAAAGGTTAGCTTGACATGATCACTTCCACTCCTTAGATGCTGGTTTTGGCATTACAAAGCCAACTCAAAATTCAGTTCAGAAACCTAGGGTGGGCCAGGCAGTGCAGCACACTTGGCAGTCTTATGATGTGACCTTTCCAGCACTGGTCTCACAGGAAGCCTTTCAGGAGAAGGGATGGCATCTCCCAGAGGCTGGGATTAAGTCTCATTTATCAGAAGCACTGTAGAACAGGTGAATGTGCCAACACCAGTTGTCagggatgtctgtgacagtggtgGGAGGCCAGAATAATTTGCAGCTGGCAGGAGTCTGCCAGTTTCTGGTGTGCAGAAAGATACTGAAACATCTGCAGATGTTCCTGTCTTCTGATCCTGATTTCACAGCTGTCCTTTCTCTGTCTGGCAGACTTGTGGGGTGGACTTTGAGGTGAAAGCTTTCTCAACAGAAAATGTGGAAGAGAGAATTCATAGGAGGTAACAGGATGTGTCTCTCTTCAACTTTGCCTTAAGGGGATGGGTGGTCCAGTGATGCACCTGGGTTGTTTGTTCAGCTTTCTGAACAAACTTCCTGGGTGTAAGCACATGGGAATGCagagctcctgcctctgccaagcactgggtgtcaccatggtgtcctctgctccttcccaggAACTCTGCACGTCTGCTGATCCGTAAGGTGCAGTATGCTCCGGAGAAGCCAGGACCCCAGCCTTGTGCAGAGACCACCTGGCAGTTCTTCATGTCCAACAAGCCCCTGCACATGAAAGCCTGCCTCAGTAAAGAGGTGAGGGGGGattgccctggggctgggggcatcGTGGTACCTGCAGGCCAATGGGCATTTGCTGCTTTCTCAGCTGAGACTGACTTGTCCCAGCACTCAAGGGCTCGAATGTCATTTCTGTCAGTGGCTACTGCTAGGGGTGGTTGAAGCCCTGCCAAGCACATTTGAAGTCATTGAAAGAGGGGTCATGAATCGCTGGAAGGGGTCATTTCCCCTGTCTGGCCACTGTGAGGTGTGATCTGGGGGAACTAGGGGGGTTAAGGCtcagaagaagtctcctggctgCATTTCTGAGCATCACATTCCTTCTAGGTATACTACCATGGTGAGCCCATTCCAGTCACTGTCACCATCAACAACAACACAGACAAAACTGTGAAGAAGATCAAAGTCCAGGGTATGTTTTTACTGTTGCTTGGGATTCTTTGAATGCAATAGGTCTGAAAGAGAGACAGAATTTAGTGCTTGTAACAGTTTAAGAAGGCAGCTGGGGATATCAGGAATTTGTGCCTCCCCCCTGTTGTTGCTGTTTCTTTGCTATTCATCAAGTGAAGTGCTGTAGCTTCTCTCCTGATTCCTGTGGTTACTTGTATGTCCTAATTTCAGGCAGATTTTCCCCTATAGAAAAAGAGAAGGGGTCTGGCTCCTGCAGTGGGCAGTGCAGGTGTgggaaaagggggggaagggCACCCTTATTGGGAGGTCAGTGGGAAGGGCTCCTGTCAGTGTGATGCTCCTGCTAACTGTGAATGTGCCTAGATAACACACAGCTTTGCCTGGCATTGCAGAAACCTCTGGCAGTgtgagaaactctgccagcagcagtgtCATTGCTCCTGAGGAAGCtgagggcaggggctgagcttcaTTGCTGTGCCAGTTTTATATGTGACACTACACGTTTTCATCCCaccagctgcagagctggagaACACAGTCTGAGAGACAAAGGatgggaaagagaaaagaaggcaGGGAGAGATCAAAATGGCTGAGGCTCCTTCTGTTGTCTCCAAATCAAGGCCAGGTGCCTTTTAGGGAAGACAGACTTTGGCCATTGGTGTGCTGTTGGTCTCTGTCCAAGTCAGGCATTCTGTCCTGATGGTCCCTTCAGGCTCTAAATGGATGGGGTTTTCTGCTTTCTTCACCATGTTGTGGTGCATGCACACCCCTGAGTGTCTGCTTTCTTCTTTCTCCCTCAGTGGAGCAGGTGGCCAATGTGGTGCTGTACTCCAGTGACTTCTACACCAAAGTGGTGGCTGCTGAGGAAGCACAGTGAGTGAATGCTCCTACTCCTTCACACCTTTTAATTACCCTCATCATCAGTGATGAGAGGTTCTCATACTTAGTCTGTCAGTCTCCTGCTGATAGAGTTTTCTGTCCTCTTACCTTGTGTGTGCCACACCACTCATACTCTTTAGATGCAGCTGGTCCCCTTTTCATAGAGCAGCAGAGATCATCATGTTTTTTCAGGAAATGGGGATGTTGCAGAAGAGGTTTGAAGAGTAATTACCTGCTAGACAAACTTAGTGGTGGCAGCAGAAggttcccaattgctgggaatctTTAAATAGAGATGCAGCACTTGTCTGAAAGGTGCTGCTGTTTGACTGGAGTCATGGATACTCTTGCTTGAGCAAGAGCATTTCATTTGGTTTCTTCTGGCCTGACAAACCCCACAGAAACCTGGAGTCTGTAGATGTTATGGAGAACCACTTGCTTCTCTTCACTGTACTGGCAGTGCAGCTCTGAACCCCACACTGTGAGGAGGGCTGGGCATACCCAGGTGCTTTATATTTGTCTGGTGTTGTGCTCTGTGGCTTAGGGACATGTTTTCCATTCAGTATTGGTGTTCTCAACTAGGATTCATTTTGTCCAAATTCAGAGCTTTGCAGCACAGAGAGTGTTGCACTTGGGGAGGtgtagattagatattaggaaaaatcaatgtggcacttagggacatggttcactggtggccttggcagtgttgggttagtggttggacttgataatcttaaagggcttttccagcctaagcCATTCCATTATTCTGTGGTTTTAACCTACTTTTCTGTTTTAATGTGAAATTAGGCATTTTCTATAAGTGCTTGTTTTTCTCTGTTGATTAGAAAGGGAATTTTGCTGACTAGATTAGAGGTGGACATCTGTATTGTTGACAACTGAATTTGCAGAGATAAATTCCTCTCCTTTTGGGCAGCTTTGTAACCTGTTTGGAAATTCTCCTAGTTGGGTGTGTAACAAACCATAGTGTATCACTTCCCTTCTTATTTTCAGTGAAAAGGTGCTGCCAAACAGTAGCCTGACCAAGACACTGACAGTTCTGCCCTTGCTTGCAAATAACCGGGAGACACGGGAAATAGCTCTGGATGGAAAACTGAAGGATGAGGACACCAACTTGGCTTCTAGTACCATGTGAGTGGAGTTTTAAATGGTTCCAGGTAGTAGGAGAGTTAGAGAGAGGAGGGGAGCATGGAGGAGACACTTCCCTCAGGACTTTGTTGTGCCCAGATGGATACATATGGCACCATTACTAATGC from Melospiza melodia melodia isolate bMelMel2 chromosome 12, bMelMel2.pri, whole genome shotgun sequence includes:
- the SAG gene encoding S-arrestin isoform X1; amino-acid sequence: MSRPESQKTGTGGKNADSPPKQVIFRKSTRDKALTIYLGKRDYIDNIGNVEPVDGVVLVDPAIIKGKKVFVSLTCVFRYGQEDIDVIGLAFRRDLFFSRVQVYPPADKPESLTLLQESLLKKLGKNAYPFFFTFPDYLPCSVCLQPAPRDVDKTCGVDFEVKAFSTENVEERIHRRNSARLLIRKVQYAPEKPGPQPCAETTWQFFMSNKPLHMKACLSKEVYYHGEPIPVTVTINNNTDKTVKKIKVQVEQVANVVLYSSDFYTKVVAAEEAHEKVLPNSSLTKTLTVLPLLANNRETREIALDGKLKDEDTNLASSTIIKDGIDKTVMGILVSYKIKVKLTVPGILGDLTSSEVGTELPFRLMHPKPEEKNPAAKQSLYLRSLLVRS
- the SAG gene encoding S-arrestin isoform X2, with translation MSRPESQKTGTGGKNADSPPKQVIFRKSTRDKALTIYLGKRDYIDNIGNVEPVDGVVLVDPAIIKGKKVFVSLTCVFRYGQEDIDVIGLAFRRDLFFSRVQVYPPADKPESLTLLQESLLKKLGKNAYPFFFTFPDYLPCSVCLQPAPRDVDKTCGVDFEVKAFSTENVEERIHRRNSARLLIRKVQYAPEKPGPQPCAETTWQFFMSNKPLHMKACLSKEVYYHGEPIPVTVTINNNTDKTVKKIKVQVEQVANVVLYSSDFYTKVVAAEEAHEKVLPNSSLTKTLTVLPLLANNRETREIALDGKLKDEDTNLASSTIIKDGIDKTVMGILVSYKIKVKLTVPGILGDLTSSEVGTELPFRLMHPKPEEKNPAGKDGEAELVFEEFARQKLKNTPDEEDKNSPSTDE